The Cyanobium sp. ATX 6F1 genome includes a region encoding these proteins:
- a CDS encoding transglycosylase domain-containing protein has translation MSKRSLQLLLLGALAAGAGALVAVGQGALVRSIDGMLPEVERISSFNRPGTITVLSADGQVLQKLGPATREKVASGQMPLLVKRAFIAAEDRRFYQHDGIDPVGIGRAMVRNITRGSVEEGASTITQQLARTVYLSQDRTLWRKLEEAALAGKLERQLSKEQILEQYLNYVYLGSSAYGLSDAAWIFFSKTPDQLTLPEAALIAGLPPAPSVYSPLVNPELALERRAVVLRRMREAGFIDDAQQQQAEASPLKLKPALPKYWNSRAPYFTSWVAQELPKVLTPEQLEVGGLTIRTSLNLAWQNQGQKVIDTYAYGAMEGALVSMEPGTGLVRAMVGGKDYSKSQFNRASQALRSPGSTFKLFVYLTAIKEGMKPEDIVVDSPRCFAGYCPKNFGNRYMGAVPLYVALKNSLNVVAVGLLQKLGFDKVIATAKSLGIHRELGRFYPMAIGAYEQTVLDMTAAYAAINNRGVYVTPTPFEEIDGPSGELLWSRRVDGDRGKRAVESDIADAMLWMLQQVVNGGTGGGAALPGRPVAGKTGTSEGGRDLWFIGSIPQLTTGVWLGYDNNRETGSTSVVATYAWHDYMAPIVKDLPVRPFPPKPVLTGVFRPEKSKTSSRSDAWSERPRERSWEPEPTKLPAENTPYEAPTGSEPPPTSGPSTPAPSAPPESPSAPPPVPSAPVAPPPPVAPSAPPPLP, from the coding sequence GTGAGCAAGCGCAGTCTCCAACTGCTGCTGCTGGGGGCGCTGGCGGCCGGCGCCGGCGCTCTGGTGGCGGTGGGCCAGGGGGCCCTGGTGCGCTCGATCGACGGGATGCTGCCCGAAGTGGAGCGGATCAGCAGCTTCAACCGCCCGGGCACGATCACGGTGCTCTCGGCCGATGGCCAGGTGCTGCAGAAACTCGGCCCCGCCACCCGCGAGAAGGTGGCCAGTGGCCAGATGCCCCTGCTGGTCAAGCGCGCCTTCATCGCCGCCGAAGACCGGCGCTTCTACCAGCACGACGGCATCGATCCGGTGGGCATCGGCCGGGCGATGGTGCGCAACATCACCCGCGGCTCGGTGGAGGAGGGGGCGAGCACGATCACCCAGCAGCTGGCGCGCACGGTGTATCTGAGCCAGGACCGCACCCTCTGGCGCAAGTTGGAGGAGGCGGCCCTGGCGGGCAAGCTCGAGCGCCAGCTGAGCAAGGAGCAGATCCTTGAGCAATACCTCAACTACGTGTATCTGGGCTCCAGCGCCTATGGCCTCTCCGATGCGGCCTGGATCTTCTTCTCGAAGACCCCGGACCAGTTGACCCTGCCGGAGGCGGCCCTGATCGCCGGTCTGCCGCCGGCCCCCTCGGTGTATTCGCCGCTGGTGAACCCGGAGCTGGCCCTGGAGCGCCGCGCCGTGGTGCTCAGGCGGATGCGTGAGGCCGGCTTCATCGACGATGCGCAGCAGCAGCAGGCCGAGGCCAGCCCCCTGAAGCTCAAGCCCGCCCTGCCGAAATACTGGAACAGCCGGGCGCCCTACTTCACCAGCTGGGTGGCCCAGGAGCTGCCCAAGGTGCTCACCCCCGAACAGCTGGAGGTGGGCGGGCTGACGATCCGCACCAGCCTCAACCTGGCCTGGCAGAACCAGGGGCAGAAGGTGATCGACACCTACGCCTACGGAGCGATGGAGGGGGCGCTGGTGTCGATGGAGCCGGGCACCGGCCTGGTGCGGGCGATGGTGGGGGGCAAGGATTACAGCAAGAGCCAGTTCAACCGCGCCAGCCAGGCCCTGCGCTCCCCGGGTTCCACCTTCAAGCTGTTTGTGTATCTGACAGCCATCAAGGAAGGGATGAAGCCCGAAGACATCGTGGTGGATTCACCCCGCTGCTTCGCCGGCTACTGCCCCAAGAACTTCGGCAACCGCTACATGGGCGCCGTACCGCTCTATGTAGCCCTCAAGAACTCCCTGAATGTGGTGGCGGTGGGGCTGCTGCAGAAGCTCGGCTTCGACAAGGTGATCGCCACCGCCAAGAGCCTGGGCATCCACCGGGAGCTGGGGCGCTTCTACCCGATGGCGATCGGCGCCTACGAGCAGACCGTGCTCGACATGACCGCGGCCTACGCCGCGATCAACAACCGCGGCGTCTACGTGACGCCCACGCCCTTCGAGGAGATCGACGGGCCCAGCGGCGAGCTGCTCTGGAGCCGCCGGGTGGATGGCGACCGCGGCAAGCGGGCCGTGGAGAGCGACATCGCCGACGCCATGCTCTGGATGCTGCAGCAGGTGGTCAACGGCGGCACGGGCGGCGGGGCGGCCCTGCCCGGCCGCCCCGTGGCCGGCAAGACCGGCACCTCCGAGGGGGGGCGCGATCTCTGGTTCATCGGCTCGATTCCCCAGCTGACCACGGGGGTCTGGCTGGGCTACGACAACAACCGTGAAACCGGCTCCACCAGCGTGGTGGCCACCTACGCCTGGCACGACTACATGGCGCCGATCGTCAAGGATCTGCCCGTGCGCCCGTTCCCGCCCAAACCGGTGCTGACGGGGGTGTTCCGGCCAGAGAAGTCCAAGACCTCCAGCCGCAGCGACGCCTGGAGCGAACGACCCCGCGAGCGCAGCTGGGAGCCCGAGCCCACCAAGTTGCCAGCGGAGAACACCCCCTACGAAGCTCCAACGGGCTCCGAACCACCCCCCACCAGCGGGCCTTCCACTCCGGCTCCGTCGGCGCCTCCCGAGAGCCCCAGCGCGCCGCCGCCCGTGCCCAGCGCCCCTGTGGCGCCGCCACCGCCCGTGGCTCCTTCGGCGCCCCCGCCGCTGCCCTGA
- a CDS encoding MGMT family protein, with translation MSAASAPSFDQRVWAEVARIPFGQLATYGQIADRIGAFGCARQVGWALRRLSLPSDVPWHRVVNARGQISLSLSRLGSDWIQADRLRSEGIPVDAQGRLPLGRYLWRPEPDPCV, from the coding sequence TTGAGCGCCGCGTCAGCCCCCAGCTTTGACCAGAGGGTCTGGGCGGAGGTGGCCCGCATTCCCTTCGGCCAGCTCGCCACCTATGGCCAGATCGCCGATCGGATCGGAGCCTTCGGCTGCGCCCGCCAGGTGGGCTGGGCCCTGCGGCGCCTGAGCCTGCCCTCCGACGTGCCCTGGCACCGCGTGGTCAACGCCAGGGGGCAGATCAGCCTGAGCCTGAGCCGCCTGGGCAGCGACTGGATCCAGGCCGACCGGCTGCGCTCCGAGGGCATCCCCGTCGATGCCCAGGGCCGCCTGCCCCTGGGGCGCTATCTGTGGAGACCCGAGCCGGATCCCTGCGTTTGA
- a CDS encoding nucleotidyltransferase domain-containing protein, whose amino-acid sequence MGQLAELRDQLQQERFGRLSTSVAPLLAGRVGTEVWLFGSWARGDWDARTDLDLITVDLIAVETSEWQARRSLGDPHWRAISREAILIAAGSKP is encoded by the coding sequence ATGGGCCAGCTCGCTGAACTTCGTGACCAGCTCCAGCAGGAGCGCTTTGGACGGCTGAGCACGTCGGTGGCGCCACTTCTGGCGGGCCGTGTGGGCACGGAGGTGTGGCTGTTTGGTTCTTGGGCCCGGGGGGATTGGGATGCCCGCACTGATTTGGACCTGATCACCGTGGACCTGATCGCCGTGGAGACGTCCGAGTGGCAGGCCCGCCGTTCGCTCGGCGATCCCCATTGGCGTGCGATCAGCCGCGAGGCGATTTTGATCGCCGCTGGAAGCAAGCCATGA
- the trmH gene encoding tRNA (guanosine(18)-2'-O)-methyltransferase TrmH — protein MPLLPRRFERLQGVLNQRMENLTVLLEHVDKPHNLSAILRSCDAVGVLEAHVVSLPGRPRTFNDTAKGSQKWVSLHPQSDTPTALALLREQGFRIFGTHLSVNAVDYRTCDFTGPTAFVLGAEKWGLAEATANGVDQALFIPMIGMVQSLNVSVAAAILLFEALRQRQAAGLVPTQGEGVAPERYGRLLFEWAYPQVAAWCQREGRPYPALTAEGEIAEELPRTLRLRC, from the coding sequence ATGCCCCTGCTGCCCCGACGCTTCGAGCGGCTCCAGGGCGTGCTCAACCAGCGCATGGAGAACCTGACGGTGCTGCTGGAGCATGTGGACAAGCCCCACAACCTCTCGGCGATCCTGCGCAGCTGCGATGCGGTGGGGGTGCTTGAGGCCCATGTGGTGAGCCTGCCGGGGCGGCCGCGCACCTTCAACGACACCGCCAAGGGCAGCCAGAAGTGGGTCAGCCTGCACCCCCAGAGCGACACCCCCACAGCCCTGGCCCTGCTGCGGGAGCAGGGCTTCCGGATCTTCGGCACCCACCTGAGCGTGAACGCCGTGGATTACCGAACCTGCGACTTCACCGGCCCGACCGCCTTCGTGCTCGGCGCCGAGAAATGGGGCCTGGCGGAGGCCACGGCCAACGGGGTGGACCAGGCGCTGTTCATCCCGATGATCGGCATGGTGCAGTCGCTGAATGTGTCGGTGGCGGCGGCGATCCTGCTGTTCGAGGCGCTCAGGCAGCGCCAGGCGGCCGGACTGGTGCCCACCCAGGGCGAAGGGGTGGCGCCGGAGCGCTACGGGCGGCTGCTGTTCGAGTGGGCCTACCCCCAGGTGGCGGCCTGGTGCCAGAGGGAGGGGCGCCCCTACCCGGCACTCACGGCCGAAGGAGAGATCGCCGAGGAGCTGCCGCGCACGCTGAGGCTGCGGTGCTGA
- a CDS encoding RES domain-containing protein → MPEAPFRLGFRVCDRRLAFLWDGPGQRSGRWNQAGDEPIHYMASSPMVAWAEWLRHEEIEDPADLEGIAAALWAVLIPEAWGPDHLAAVPLPLHTVLSTTEAAAQARLNQVAMLKLCGATGLKAPTAALLEVQSHRCLRVQQGANQMAALPVAAEVIVLWCPANDLAGWCCVPEGRPGAELLPLVRREGRLPQ, encoded by the coding sequence GTGCCTGAAGCGCCCTTTCGGCTGGGTTTCCGCGTCTGTGACCGGCGTTTGGCGTTCCTCTGGGATGGTCCTGGTCAGCGCTCAGGCCGCTGGAATCAGGCTGGCGATGAACCCATTCACTACATGGCCTCATCGCCGATGGTGGCCTGGGCCGAGTGGCTCCGCCATGAAGAGATCGAAGACCCAGCCGATCTTGAGGGGATTGCGGCGGCCCTGTGGGCGGTGCTGATTCCTGAGGCCTGGGGACCTGATCACCTGGCGGCGGTGCCTCTACCGCTCCACACCGTGCTCAGCACCACAGAGGCCGCAGCCCAGGCTCGGCTCAATCAGGTGGCCATGCTCAAGCTCTGCGGTGCAACGGGGCTGAAAGCTCCGACGGCGGCCTTGCTCGAGGTGCAAAGCCATCGATGCCTGCGGGTCCAGCAAGGAGCCAATCAGATGGCTGCTTTGCCCGTTGCGGCCGAGGTGATCGTGCTCTGGTGCCCAGCCAACGACCTGGCGGGCTGGTGCTGTGTGCCGGAGGGCCGGCCTGGTGCTGAGTTGCTGCCCCTGGTGCGGCGTGAAGGGAGGCTGCCGCAGTGA
- a CDS encoding antitoxin Xre/MbcA/ParS toxin-binding domain-containing protein encodes MALACPTACDPGNLAETFWQRTAELGALSEQQRLEAIEQGWSSSWLSALRQHLHLKNAELEPLLAFSEATLARRVRQEAPLELAPSERLDRLIEVISLAYDVFESPGSTETWLKTPHPLLLQAPPLQHCRTAIGAAQVRRLLQAIAQGAPV; translated from the coding sequence ATGGCCCTTGCCTGTCCGACCGCCTGTGATCCCGGCAACCTCGCCGAGACCTTTTGGCAGCGCACAGCTGAACTGGGTGCCCTCAGTGAGCAGCAGCGTCTCGAAGCCATTGAGCAGGGCTGGAGCAGCAGCTGGCTGAGCGCCCTGCGCCAGCACCTTCATCTCAAAAATGCCGAGCTGGAGCCCTTGCTGGCCTTCTCGGAAGCCACCCTGGCGCGACGCGTCCGGCAGGAGGCCCCACTGGAGCTGGCGCCATCCGAACGGCTGGATCGCCTGATCGAGGTGATCAGCCTGGCCTATGACGTGTTCGAATCACCAGGCAGCACAGAAACCTGGCTGAAGACGCCCCATCCACTGCTGCTGCAGGCCCCGCCGTTGCAGCACTGCCGCACCGCCATCGGCGCAGCCCAAGTGCGGCGGCTGTTGCAGGCGATCGCCCAGGGAGCCCCGGTTTGA
- a CDS encoding RES family NAD+ phosphorylase, protein MIQAWRLSKAAYAGDLSGGGAARDGQRWNQPGQRAVYLGLTAEITVLELLVHLNGVLSAPLVLCTYAVPDAPGLITRPELDTLPDEWDAIPHHGASATDGADWLRAAEQLALVLPSVVVPQARNLLLNPLHPAIAQVSLVDQIPFRLDQRLAM, encoded by the coding sequence TTGATCCAGGCCTGGCGGCTCAGCAAGGCTGCCTACGCCGGTGATCTGTCAGGTGGGGGCGCCGCACGGGATGGTCAGCGCTGGAATCAGCCCGGTCAGCGGGCGGTCTATCTGGGGCTCACCGCCGAGATCACGGTGCTGGAGTTGCTGGTTCATCTCAATGGTGTCCTGAGCGCCCCCCTGGTGTTGTGCACCTATGCGGTGCCGGATGCTCCGGGGCTGATCACTCGGCCTGAGCTCGACACATTGCCTGATGAGTGGGATGCGATCCCCCATCACGGTGCCAGCGCTACCGACGGAGCTGACTGGCTCAGAGCTGCTGAGCAACTCGCTCTGGTGCTGCCGTCGGTGGTGGTTCCCCAGGCCCGCAACCTGCTGCTCAACCCACTGCATCCCGCCATCGCCCAGGTCTCCCTTGTGGATCAGATCCCCTTCCGTCTCGATCAACGGCTGGCGATGTGA
- a CDS encoding type II toxin-antitoxin system VapC family toxin — protein MTTNGPYLLDTHVLLWWLSGDARLSRAREAQIRAARALVSAASVWEVAIKHQLGKLPVSPQQLIEAIASAGFDLLAIEASHAAATALLPTLHQDPFDRLLLAQAKALKLTLLTADRQLVAYGRRVEQI, from the coding sequence ATGACCACCAACGGCCCCTATCTGCTCGATACCCACGTGTTGCTCTGGTGGTTGAGCGGCGACGCCCGCCTGAGCCGGGCGCGGGAAGCCCAGATCCGTGCGGCCCGTGCCCTGGTGAGTGCGGCCTCGGTCTGGGAGGTGGCGATCAAACATCAACTGGGCAAGCTTCCGGTGTCGCCCCAGCAACTCATCGAGGCCATCGCCAGCGCCGGGTTCGACCTGCTGGCGATCGAGGCCAGCCATGCCGCCGCCACCGCCCTGCTGCCCACGCTGCATCAAGATCCGTTTGATCGCTTGCTGCTGGCCCAGGCCAAGGCCCTGAAGCTCACCCTGCTCACGGCTGACCGCCAACTGGTGGCCTACGGGCGACGGGTGGAGCAGATTTGA
- a CDS encoding type II toxin-antitoxin system Phd/YefM family antitoxin encodes MRQANLYAAKTQLSELVQAALDGEEVWIARAGKPLVRLVPGTPIQPLAGRGLLALDPAQIDAAFSTEVEEQVAELMLGPARP; translated from the coding sequence GTGCGACAGGCGAACCTCTACGCCGCGAAAACCCAGCTCTCCGAGCTCGTACAGGCGGCCCTTGACGGCGAAGAGGTCTGGATTGCCCGGGCTGGCAAGCCGTTGGTGCGTCTGGTGCCGGGCACACCGATCCAGCCCCTGGCCGGCAGGGGCCTGTTGGCGCTGGATCCCGCCCAGATCGATGCTGCCTTTTCCACCGAGGTTGAGGAACAGGTGGCTGAGCTGATGCTGGGGCCCGCTCGGCCATGA
- a CDS encoding AbrB/MazE/SpoVT family DNA-binding domain-containing protein, producing MTNVPSHGSRSLTVTSKGQVTLRKELLVHLGLQPGQRIDVEVLPGGRLELHAEQATGSITNFIGLLAGRSSHRASLEELDEAAASGWAALGGTSP from the coding sequence ATGACCAACGTTCCAAGTCACGGCTCTCGATCCCTCACCGTCACCAGCAAGGGTCAGGTGACGCTACGCAAAGAGCTGCTGGTCCACCTCGGCCTTCAGCCTGGCCAGCGCATTGACGTGGAAGTTCTGCCAGGCGGCCGGTTAGAGCTCCACGCCGAGCAAGCCACCGGCAGCATCACCAACTTCATCGGCCTGCTGGCAGGCCGCAGCAGCCACCGTGCCAGCCTGGAAGAGCTTGATGAGGCCGCTGCCTCGGGCTGGGCCGCTTTGGGCGGCACCAGCCCATGA
- a CDS encoding type II toxin-antitoxin system VapC family toxin, translating into MRITADTNVLVRALVQDDPEQARSASALLEQAERVAISLPVLSELVWVLRRVYHFSNASCVSAIEALLASSSVAVDRPAVATGLKLLSAGGDFADGVIAFGGRQLGSDQLATFDREAARLLSEAGEPVLLL; encoded by the coding sequence ATGAGGATCACGGCCGACACCAACGTGCTGGTGCGCGCCTTGGTGCAGGACGATCCGGAGCAAGCCCGCTCAGCCAGTGCGCTTCTGGAGCAGGCGGAGCGGGTTGCGATCTCGCTACCGGTGCTGAGTGAACTGGTGTGGGTGCTGCGCCGTGTCTACCACTTCTCCAACGCCAGCTGCGTCAGCGCCATCGAAGCACTGCTGGCCAGCAGCAGCGTGGCCGTCGATCGGCCTGCCGTTGCAACCGGGCTCAAGTTGCTCTCGGCGGGCGGCGATTTCGCCGATGGCGTGATCGCCTTTGGCGGGCGGCAGCTGGGCAGCGACCAGCTGGCCACGTTCGACCGCGAAGCCGCGCGTCTGCTGAGTGAGGCCGGTGAGCCGGTGCTTTTACTTTGA
- a CDS encoding type II toxin-antitoxin system RelE family toxin: protein MSRLRVGHYRVVYEWQRSELVILVLRIAHRRVVDR from the coding sequence ATGTCACGGTTACGGGTGGGCCACTACCGCGTTGTCTACGAATGGCAGCGCAGCGAGCTTGTGATCCTGGTGCTGCGGATCGCTCACCGCAGGGTGGTTGACCGCTGA
- the rfbF gene encoding glucose-1-phosphate cytidylyltransferase, which yields MKAVILAGGLGTRISEETHLRPKPMLEIGGKPILWHILKTYSHHGIREFVICCGYRGYVIKEYFANYFLHLSDVTFDLAANRMEVHRQEAEPWRVTLVDTGEDTATGGRLKRVAEHLDEGPFCLTYGDGVGDVDITALLAFHKSHGKPATVTAVQPPGRYGSLLIEAGATSVGGFEEKPQGDGHWINGGYFVLEPQVLELIEGDATTWEFEPLRALAHRGELEAFQHRGFWRPMDTLRDKTQLEELWASGKAPWKVW from the coding sequence ATGAAAGCCGTGATCCTCGCCGGGGGGCTGGGCACCCGCATCAGCGAAGAGACCCATCTGCGGCCCAAGCCAATGCTGGAAATCGGCGGCAAACCGATCCTCTGGCACATCCTCAAGACCTACAGCCACCACGGCATCCGTGAGTTCGTGATCTGCTGCGGCTACCGGGGGTATGTGATCAAGGAGTACTTCGCCAACTACTTCCTTCACCTGAGCGATGTGACCTTCGATCTGGCCGCCAACCGCATGGAGGTGCACCGTCAGGAGGCCGAACCCTGGCGGGTCACGTTGGTGGACACTGGCGAGGACACCGCCACCGGCGGCCGCCTCAAGCGGGTGGCGGAGCACCTGGATGAGGGCCCGTTCTGCCTAACCTATGGCGATGGGGTGGGGGATGTGGACATCACCGCCCTGCTGGCCTTCCACAAAAGCCACGGCAAGCCGGCCACGGTCACGGCGGTGCAGCCCCCCGGCCGCTATGGCAGTCTGCTGATCGAGGCAGGGGCGACGTCCGTGGGCGGCTTCGAGGAAAAGCCCCAGGGCGATGGCCACTGGATCAACGGGGGCTATTTCGTGCTCGAACCCCAGGTGCTGGAGCTGATCGAGGGCGACGCCACCACCTGGGAGTTCGAACCGCTGAGGGCCCTGGCCCACCGGGGTGAGCTGGAGGCCTTCCAGCACCGGGGCTTCTGGAGACCGATGGACACGCTCCGGGACAAGACCCAGCTCGAGGAGCTCTGGGCCAGCGGCAAGGCCCCCTGGAAGGTGTGGTGA
- the rfbG gene encoding CDP-glucose 4,6-dehydratase: MSAVLSPDPSFWQGRRVLLTGHTGFKGSWLTLWLLELGAEVWGLSLAPEGDPNLFEQLGLAGARADRLRHREVNLLDPGGVRELVEQCRPELVFHLAAQSLVRRGYRDPLLTWQTNVIGTLQLLEALRQRPEPCAVVCVTTDKVYENHGGVAAFQEDDRLGGDDPYSSSKAAMELAVDSWRESFWGSAPHQHPGLTLATARAGNVIGGGDWANDRILPDAIRALQAEKAIVVRQPAAIRPWQHVLDPLAGYLLLAERLHHGTLAENTFNFGPDPADSRSVAEVVDTLLRHWPGQWREQTDPQAPAESGELRLNSDRARQLLDWRPLWSFEEAVTRTVGWYRAVHEGARPLECCLADLESYRRMGGGA, translated from the coding sequence GTGAGCGCTGTGCTCAGCCCTGATCCTTCCTTCTGGCAAGGCCGGCGGGTGCTGCTCACCGGCCACACGGGCTTCAAGGGCAGCTGGCTCACGCTCTGGCTGCTGGAGCTGGGGGCGGAGGTGTGGGGGCTGTCCCTGGCGCCGGAAGGGGATCCCAACCTGTTCGAGCAACTGGGGCTGGCCGGGGCGCGGGCCGACCGGCTGCGGCATCGCGAAGTCAACCTGCTCGACCCCGGCGGGGTGCGGGAGCTGGTTGAGCAGTGCCGCCCAGAGCTGGTGTTCCATCTGGCCGCCCAGTCGCTGGTGCGACGGGGCTACCGCGATCCGCTGCTCACCTGGCAGACCAACGTGATCGGCACGTTGCAGCTGCTGGAGGCCCTGCGGCAGCGGCCCGAGCCCTGTGCGGTGGTCTGCGTGACCACCGACAAGGTGTACGAGAACCACGGCGGCGTAGCCGCCTTCCAGGAAGACGACCGGCTGGGGGGAGATGACCCCTACAGCAGCAGCAAGGCGGCGATGGAGCTGGCGGTGGACAGTTGGCGGGAGAGCTTCTGGGGCTCGGCCCCCCACCAGCATCCGGGGCTGACGCTGGCGACGGCCAGAGCCGGCAACGTGATCGGCGGCGGCGACTGGGCCAACGACCGAATCCTCCCCGATGCCATCCGGGCGCTGCAGGCTGAAAAAGCAATCGTGGTGCGTCAGCCGGCCGCGATCCGCCCCTGGCAGCACGTGCTCGATCCGCTGGCGGGCTATCTGCTGCTGGCGGAGCGGCTTCATCACGGCACCCTGGCCGAGAACACCTTCAACTTCGGGCCCGATCCGGCGGACAGCCGCAGCGTCGCGGAGGTGGTGGACACGCTGCTGCGCCACTGGCCAGGCCAGTGGCGCGAGCAGACGGATCCCCAGGCCCCGGCCGAGAGCGGCGAGCTTCGGCTCAATTCCGACCGAGCCCGCCAGCTGCTCGATTGGCGGCCGCTGTGGAGCTTTGAGGAGGCGGTGACCCGCACGGTGGGCTGGTATCGCGCCGTGCACGAAGGGGCCAGACCCCTAGAGTGTTGCCTGGCGGATCTGGAGTCCTATCGGCGGATGGGCGGCGGCGCGTAG
- the rfbH gene encoding lipopolysaccharide biosynthesis protein RfbH: MTQSPEELKTQILALTREYARQVHAQHLPADDPGRPTWRGGPIPYAGRVFGEEEVEAAVASSLDFWLTLGAEGEAFERELAAFLGVRSSLLVNSGSSANLIALSTLTSPLIEAERRLRPGDEVITCAAGFPTTVAPILQNGCVAVFVDADPITANLRVDQLEAAYSPGKTKAVMLAHALGNPFNIAAVLGFCRRHDLWLIEDNCDALGSTYSMPRPLAEWLGFSENSPGLDEGSERVVRYTGTWGDLSTQSFYPPHHITMGEGGAVNVVSANGRLRRIAESLRDWGRDCWCQSGRDDTCGKRYGWQLGELPPGYDHKYIYSHLGYNLKPLDLQAAIGRVQLRRLPGFVEARKRNWLQLRCELEPLSHLFDFGLPTHATGFDPESGDVQWDASGCRSDCSWFGFLLLVRPEAPFTNSELGRHLAAEGIGSRMLFGGNLLRQPAFVQLRQDRPEALRGVAGQMEGADGLMERALFLGTYPGLNFAQFGKISNEVNKFIKRYINKE; this comes from the coding sequence ATGACCCAAAGCCCCGAGGAACTCAAAACGCAGATCCTCGCGCTCACTCGCGAGTATGCCCGGCAGGTCCACGCCCAACACCTGCCCGCCGATGACCCGGGGCGCCCAACCTGGAGAGGTGGGCCGATCCCCTACGCCGGAAGAGTCTTCGGGGAAGAGGAGGTAGAGGCGGCGGTGGCCAGCAGCCTCGATTTCTGGCTCACCTTGGGGGCCGAGGGTGAGGCCTTCGAGCGCGAGCTGGCGGCCTTCCTGGGGGTGCGCTCCTCGCTGCTGGTCAATTCGGGCTCCTCGGCCAACCTGATTGCCCTGAGCACGTTGACCTCACCGCTGATCGAAGCGGAGCGGCGGCTGCGGCCAGGCGATGAGGTGATCACCTGCGCGGCGGGGTTCCCCACCACCGTGGCGCCGATCCTGCAGAACGGCTGCGTGGCGGTGTTCGTGGATGCCGACCCGATCACCGCCAATCTGCGGGTGGACCAGCTGGAGGCGGCTTACTCCCCGGGCAAGACCAAAGCCGTGATGCTGGCCCATGCCCTGGGCAACCCCTTCAACATCGCTGCGGTGCTGGGCTTCTGCCGCCGCCATGACCTCTGGCTGATCGAGGACAACTGCGATGCCCTCGGCTCCACCTATTCGATGCCCAGGCCGCTGGCCGAGTGGCTGGGATTCAGCGAGAACAGCCCAGGCCTGGATGAGGGCTCCGAGCGGGTGGTGCGCTACACGGGCACCTGGGGCGATCTGAGCACCCAGAGCTTCTATCCGCCCCACCACATCACCATGGGCGAGGGCGGCGCTGTGAACGTGGTGAGCGCCAACGGCCGCCTCAGGCGCATCGCCGAGAGCCTGCGCGACTGGGGCCGCGACTGCTGGTGCCAGAGCGGCCGCGACGATACGTGCGGCAAGCGCTACGGCTGGCAGCTGGGGGAGTTGCCGCCCGGTTACGACCACAAATACATCTATTCCCACCTGGGCTACAACCTCAAACCCCTGGATCTGCAGGCGGCGATCGGGCGGGTGCAACTGAGGCGGCTGCCGGGGTTCGTGGAGGCGCGTAAGCGCAACTGGCTTCAGCTGAGGTGTGAACTGGAGCCCCTCTCCCACCTGTTCGACTTCGGCCTGCCCACCCATGCCACGGGTTTCGATCCGGAATCCGGAGACGTCCAGTGGGATGCGAGTGGTTGCCGGAGCGACTGCAGTTGGTTCGGGTTTCTGCTGCTCGTGCGGCCGGAGGCGCCGTTCACGAATTCGGAACTTGGACGGCACTTGGCGGCTGAGGGAATTGGCAGCCGCATGTTGTTTGGAGGGAACTTGCTGCGGCAGCCGGCATTTGTGCAACTGCGCCAGGATCGGCCGGAGGCGCTACGGGGGGTGGCAGGGCAGATGGAAGGGGCTGATGGGTTGATGGAGCGGGCCTTGTTTCTGGGAACCTATCCGGGGTTAAACTTTGCACAGTTCGGCAAGATCTCCAATGAAGTCAATAAATTCATCAAAAGATATATCAATAAGGAATAG